One window of the Labilibaculum sp. genome contains the following:
- a CDS encoding phage holin family protein, whose product MNWFSTHIGNTIAGIALAVLAYLAEIKGAVHVMWIIIAFDLIAGIMASLIKRKEKFCMKKVFVAIGRAIGVTVFVALLYAMDKEMNQKTIASYNIAAWLISGFFLWSFAENMFDLTGGRIFEILKTYINKRVENTTGVDLEPAPDKNKLT is encoded by the coding sequence ATGAACTGGTTTAGCACTCACATAGGAAATACGATCGCCGGCATTGCATTGGCTGTTTTGGCTTATCTCGCTGAAATAAAAGGCGCCGTACATGTCATGTGGATCATTATTGCGTTCGATCTGATTGCAGGCATCATGGCATCACTGATAAAGCGCAAAGAGAAATTTTGCATGAAAAAGGTATTTGTTGCCATCGGTCGTGCAATTGGTGTTACTGTGTTTGTAGCATTGCTTTATGCTATGGACAAAGAAATGAATCAAAAAACAATAGCCAGTTACAATATTGCAGCTTGGTTAATATCGGGCTTTTTCCTTTGGAGTTTTGCTGAAAACATGTTTGATCTAACCGGTGGCCGAATCTTCGAAATATTGAAAACCTACATAAATAAACGAGTTGAAAACACAACTGGAGTTGATTTAGAACCAGCTCCAGACAAAAACAAATTGACATGA
- a CDS encoding N-acetylmuramoyl-L-alanine amidase has translation MRKLKYLVIHCTDTPAGRNVSADDIRRWHTDPKPKGRGWRQVGYQAMFHLNGEIEELVPNNNDSFVDSWEVTNGAFGFNSVSIHWVYVGGKGGDTRTTAQKKAMEVDVKAFHAQHPDVKIIGHHHLNAGKACPSFDVQAWLKEIGINQQLQ, from the coding sequence ATGAGAAAATTAAAATACCTAGTGATTCATTGCACCGACACTCCTGCCGGGCGCAACGTTTCTGCCGATGATATTAGACGCTGGCATACAGATCCAAAGCCAAAGGGACGCGGATGGAGACAAGTCGGCTACCAAGCTATGTTCCATTTGAATGGGGAAATAGAGGAACTTGTGCCAAACAACAACGATAGTTTTGTTGATAGCTGGGAAGTTACCAACGGAGCGTTTGGATTTAACAGCGTTTCAATACATTGGGTTTATGTTGGTGGCAAAGGTGGCGACACAAGAACCACAGCGCAAAAGAAAGCAATGGAAGTTGATGTGAAGGCTTTTCATGCTCAGCATCCGGATGTGAAAATTATTGGTCACCATCACTTGAATGCTGGTAAAGCATGTCCTTCATTCGATGTGCAGGCGTGGTTAAAGGAAATTGGTATTAATCAACAATTACAGTAG
- a CDS encoding phage tail tape measure protein, with product MSTTTQWILELVDKITSPMKNITGSSEKAASGVEGVGKKADESGKKLKEMSAIDLFAINDAVQNIAREFEKVNAPGAAFNAQLMDLSAITGVVGDDLEDMGKKGRKTAKIFGVDASGMLESYKGVLSKLGPGIADNQDALDLMGTDIATLSKTMKGDAVGAMNALTGSVLQFGSDIKDPMEMARLMTEQMNIMAASAKEGSAEVPFISQSIKQAGKSADSANVSFATTNAVIQAMGRATIYGSEAGVGFRNMLGKMAGADVIPKEALEKITALGINYDLISDKTVPFIDRLKELQKAQADNTLIAQIFGVENQNSVNAILDNIQFIEELEGKIINTNTATEQANVIMGGYNERMSRMKTWLNDIAIGMFGVTSKITPLVTGLAGTVSVFANMANAHKGVLLLFNTLKTMPVIGSIVSAGSAIASTGLGMITTAARVTSVAIMNIPILGWIAAIVAGLIALGAYLWENSETFRGVVTGVWEVVKRVFGGIGSFISNIWTNVIEPVFTAFYNVWKWVATSIWDGVNVMWEGFKLIGTFLFDNFLKPVKTAFEWVLDFVGGIIDKIIDKLAAPIRFIKGLFKDIAGAYEEGSQKGVDSYRRDHPEDNPEDLTPELTPNDSPKPAGAMPAGGVSPIITPGQLGKSGTLTGGTKKSGLSGSGSGGGGIKNISQKIEVKNIFNVGANTTQSEIEAIAAKVVRAINTKLSDGMVVAGA from the coding sequence TGTCGACAACAACTCAGTGGATACTTGAATTGGTAGATAAAATTACCAGCCCGATGAAAAACATTACCGGCTCCTCGGAAAAGGCGGCCAGTGGTGTTGAGGGTGTTGGTAAAAAAGCTGATGAAAGTGGCAAAAAGCTGAAAGAAATGTCGGCCATTGATTTGTTTGCCATTAACGACGCGGTTCAAAATATTGCCCGTGAGTTTGAAAAAGTAAACGCTCCCGGCGCAGCGTTTAATGCTCAGTTAATGGATTTATCCGCAATTACCGGAGTTGTAGGAGATGACCTTGAAGACATGGGAAAAAAAGGACGCAAAACTGCTAAGATATTTGGCGTTGATGCTTCCGGAATGCTGGAGAGTTACAAAGGTGTTCTTTCCAAATTGGGGCCAGGAATAGCAGACAATCAGGATGCGTTGGATTTAATGGGTACCGACATTGCAACACTCAGTAAAACGATGAAAGGCGATGCAGTAGGTGCTATGAATGCGCTTACCGGATCTGTTCTACAGTTTGGTTCTGATATTAAAGACCCGATGGAAATGGCTCGGTTGATGACTGAGCAAATGAATATCATGGCGGCTTCTGCAAAAGAAGGCTCCGCCGAGGTTCCTTTTATTAGTCAAAGCATAAAACAAGCCGGTAAGTCTGCCGATTCTGCAAATGTAAGTTTTGCAACTACCAATGCCGTTATTCAGGCCATGGGACGGGCTACTATTTATGGCAGTGAAGCTGGCGTCGGATTTCGTAATATGTTGGGAAAAATGGCCGGGGCTGATGTAATTCCCAAAGAAGCCCTTGAGAAAATTACAGCCCTCGGCATTAACTACGATTTGATTTCTGATAAAACCGTTCCGTTCATTGACAGATTGAAAGAGCTGCAAAAAGCACAGGCTGACAATACTCTTATTGCACAGATCTTTGGTGTAGAAAATCAAAACTCGGTTAATGCCATTCTTGATAATATCCAATTTATTGAGGAACTGGAGGGTAAAATAATAAACACCAATACAGCTACCGAGCAGGCAAACGTCATAATGGGCGGCTATAACGAGCGAATGTCACGCATGAAGACGTGGCTTAACGATATTGCCATTGGTATGTTTGGTGTAACCAGTAAAATAACACCTCTGGTTACAGGACTTGCCGGTACTGTTTCGGTGTTTGCGAATATGGCTAATGCACATAAAGGTGTATTACTTCTTTTTAATACCCTTAAAACAATGCCGGTGATTGGCTCAATTGTGTCTGCCGGCAGTGCAATTGCTTCTACCGGCTTGGGTATGATCACTACCGCCGCACGGGTTACCAGTGTGGCTATTATGAATATACCTATTCTTGGATGGATTGCAGCTATTGTGGCCGGACTGATTGCTTTAGGCGCTTACTTATGGGAAAATTCTGAAACTTTCCGTGGTGTTGTAACAGGTGTATGGGAGGTTGTTAAGCGTGTTTTTGGCGGTATTGGTTCATTTATAAGTAATATTTGGACTAATGTTATTGAGCCTGTTTTTACTGCCTTCTATAATGTTTGGAAATGGGTTGCTACAAGTATTTGGGATGGTGTTAATGTGATGTGGGAAGGATTCAAGCTTATTGGCACATTCTTATTTGATAATTTCCTAAAACCTGTAAAAACTGCTTTTGAATGGGTACTTGATTTTGTTGGTGGAATTATTGATAAGATAATTGATAAACTGGCTGCGCCGATTAGATTTATAAAGGGCTTATTCAAAGATATTGCCGGTGCATATGAAGAGGGCTCTCAAAAAGGAGTAGACAGTTACAGGCGTGATCATCCTGAAGACAATCCTGAAGACTTAACACCAGAACTTACGCCAAACGACTCACCAAAACCAGCTGGAGCAATGCCGGCAGGTGGTGTTTCTCCAATTATTACTCCCGGACAATTAGGCAAAAGCGGCACCTTAACCGGAGGAACAAAGAAAAGCGGTTTAAGTGGCTCAGGTTCCGGTGGCGGTGGAATCAAAAATATCAGTCAGAAAATTGAAGTGAAGAATATTTTTAATGTGGGTGCAAACACTACACAAAGCGAAATAGAGGCTATTGCCGCTAAAGTGGTAAGAGCTATCAATACAAAATTAAGCGACGGAATGGTCGTTGCAGGCGCATAG
- a CDS encoding DUF6046 domain-containing protein has translation MSFVSGLLQDVFGVSTPVFTPELNEKPTQSTSFPNVEIEVASPEYDNAPVRFGQKTWGAFWFKGGRHLTFGQNGKLSEEQYSDLLMPLASLVSFKRAKVVKKTETIGGAGTVKEIYGLADWDISISGIIIPDKYNPSAQQSVEEQMEAIQRFHETAGSIEVEGQIFANRNISRIVTEDCSFDPIQGRPNMMQYTIQAISDEDLLLTDIL, from the coding sequence ATGAGTTTTGTAAGCGGTCTGCTACAGGATGTGTTTGGTGTTTCAACTCCGGTATTTACTCCGGAGCTAAACGAGAAACCAACACAATCCACTTCATTTCCCAATGTGGAAATTGAAGTTGCAAGCCCGGAGTATGACAATGCACCTGTGAGATTTGGACAAAAGACCTGGGGCGCATTTTGGTTTAAAGGCGGCCGACACCTAACGTTCGGGCAAAATGGCAAATTATCAGAAGAGCAGTATTCTGATTTGCTAATGCCTCTCGCCTCATTGGTAAGTTTTAAACGTGCCAAGGTGGTTAAGAAAACAGAAACAATTGGCGGTGCAGGTACTGTGAAAGAAATTTATGGTTTAGCTGATTGGGATATAAGCATAAGCGGGATAATCATTCCTGACAAATACAATCCTTCAGCTCAACAGTCTGTTGAGGAACAAATGGAAGCCATACAACGCTTTCATGAAACGGCTGGAAGTATTGAAGTGGAGGGGCAGATTTTTGCAAACCGCAACATTTCGCGAATTGTTACTGAAGATTGCAGTTTTGATCCAATACAAGGCAGGCCAAATATGATGCAATACACTATACAGGCCATTAGCGACGAAGATTTACTATTAACTGATATTTTATGA